In a genomic window of Rhododendron vialii isolate Sample 1 chromosome 12a, ASM3025357v1:
- the LOC131311575 gene encoding probable polygalacturonase At1g80170: protein MSDVEAFGASLGGTIRAINNFSLFQGESGYLMLYLGMCNIIAPTKKDFGSGTRFWLAFSNVDGLTVNGDVDGNGSSWWSSCENGNGCGFYEWQVLKFDGCNNLQVSGLRITNASRNHISMANCADATISNINIITPNITPNIDGIDVSLYPPGLKFKIPSSKRVMIALLSTLAAPTSTLLVIGSLGEGGSKGTVEEVHVVNCTFFRTKNAARMTWQKISFKNITPESMNPILIDQYYCDDMEHCKNQTLAVEISDISFIGFTGTSATGAAVQLLCSESVGCHRLVLDGINITASPNLTAGGKDGDISSKCINAHGTSSASNMPSVPCLLPNDDDELLHD from the exons ATGAGTGAtgtggaggcctttggagcatCACTTGGCGGGACTATAAGGGCAATTAATAATTTCTCATTATTCCAAGGGGAGTCTGGATACCTCATGCTCTACTTGGGAATGT GCAACATTATAGCACCGACCAAGAAAGATTTTGGAAGTGGAACAAGATTTTGGCTAGCTTTCAGCAATGTAGATGGACTTACTGTCAATGGAGATGTTGATGGCAATGGGTCAAGTTGGTGGAGTTCTTGTGAAAAT GGAAATGGGTGCG GATTTTACGAATGGCAAGTTTTGAAATTCGACGGTTGTAACAATCTTCAAGTTAGTGGATTGAGGATTACAAACGCTTCACGTAATCACATTTCAATGGCAAACTGTGCTGACGCCACCATCTCCAACATCAATATAATAACACCCAACATAACCCCGAATATCGATGGCATCGACGTCTCTCTCTATCCACCAGGATTAAAATTCAAGATTCCGTCATCAAAACGG GTGATGATTGCATTGCTCTCAACACTGGCTGCTCCTACATCAACGTTACTAGT CATTGGAAGCTTGGGAGAAGGTGGGAGTAAAGGAACCGTGGAAGAGGTGCATGTAGTAAATTGTACCTTCTTTAGGACTAAAAATGCGGCAAGGATGACATGGCAG AAGATCTCGTTCAAGAACATTACCCCTGAATCTATGAACCCCATCTTGATTGACCAGTATTACTGCGACGATATGGAGCATTGCAAAAATCAA ACGTTGGCGGTGGAGATAAGTGACATCTCATTCATCGGATTTACCGGGACGTCTGCTACCGGAGCCGCGGTGCAATTACTATGCAGTGAAAGTGTAGGTTGCCATCGCTTAGTGCTGGATGGGATCAACATAACAGCATCACCTAATCTTACAGCTGGGGGAAAAGATGGTGATATTTCCTCAAAATGCATCAATGCCCATGGAACTTCAAGTGCTTCTAACATGCCTAGTGTTCCCTGCTTACTTCCCAATGATGATGACGAGCTTCTACACGATTAA
- the LOC131311846 gene encoding 2,3-bisphosphoglycerate-independent phosphoglycerate mutase has translation MGSSGFSWKLEDYSKLEKGKIIAMIVLDGWGEADPDQYNCIHVAETPVMDSLKKGAPDRWRLVRAHGKAVGLPTEDDMGNSEVGHNALGAGRIYAQGAKLVDLALASGKIYDGEGFSYIKESFETGTLHLIGLLSDGGVHSRLDQLQLLIKGASDRGAKRIRVHILTDGRDVLDGSSVGFVETLENDLSKLRETGIDAQIASGGGRMYVTMDRYENDWSVVKRGWDAQVLGEAPYKFRSALEAVKKLREAPKANDQYLPPFVIVDEDGKAVGPIVDGDAVVTFNFRADRMTMLAKALEYENFDKFDRVRFPKIRYAGMLQYDGELKLPNRYLVSPPEIERTSGEYLTHNGVRTFACSETVKFGHVTFFWNGNRSGYFNADMEEYVEIPSDSGITFNEQPKMKAVEIAEKARDAILSRKFHQVRVNLPNGDMVGHTGDIEATIVACKAADEAVKMILDAIEQVGGIYVVTADHGNAEDMVKRNKKGEPLLDKAGKIQILTSHTLQPVPIAIGGPGLAPGVRFRKDVPEGGLANVAATVMNLHGFVAPSDYETTLIEVVDE, from the exons ATGGGTAGCTCAGGATTCTCATGGAAATTGGAAGATTACTCGAAGCTCGAGAAGGGTAAGATCATAGCCATGATTGTGTTGGATGGTTGGGGCGAAGCCGATCCAGATCAGTATAACTGTATCCATGTTGCTGAAACTCCTGTCATGGATTCCCTCAAAaag GGTGCTCCTGATAGGTGGAGATTGGTGAGGGCACATGGTAAGGCTGTGGGGCTTCCAACTGAGGATGACATGGGAAACAGTGAAGTGGGTCACAATGCACTTGGTGCCGGACGGATTTATGCACAAGG GGCAAAACTTGTTGACCTTGCTCTTGCCTCTGGGAAGATTTATGATGGAGAAGGTTTTAGTTATATCAAGGAATCTTTCGAAACCGGCACATTGCACCTCATTGGATTATTGAGTGACGGTGGTGTTCACTCCCGACTTGACCAGTTGcag TTGTTGATAAAAGGAGCCAGTGACCGTGGTGCCAAAAGAATTAGAGTTCATATTCTTACTGATGGACGCGATGTTTTGGATGGTTCAAGTGTTGGCTTTGTGGAAACCCTCGAGAATGATCTCTCAAAGTTGCGCGAGACAGGTATTGATGCCCAGATTGCATCTGGTGGAGGTCGAATGTATGTCACCATGGATCGTTATGAG AATGACTGGAGTGTTGTAAAACGTGGGTGGGATGCCCAAGTTCTGGGCGAAGCCCCTTATAAGTTTCGGAGTGCTCTTGAAGCTGTCAAGAAGCTGAGGGAGGCTCCGAAAGCCAATGATCAATACTTACCTCCTTTCGTTATCGTTGATGAAGATGGGAAGGCTGTTGGTCCAATAGTGGATGGCGATGCTGTCGTAACTTTCAACTTCCGTGCAGATCGTATGACTATGCTTGCTAAGGCACTTGAATACGAAAACTTTGATAAATTTGATAGAGTGCGATTCCCTAAGATCCGATATGCGGGAATGCTTCAGTACGATGGGGAGTTGAAGCTTCCAAACCGTTATCTCGTTTCTCCTCCAGAGATAGAGAGGACATCTGGTGAATATTTGACCCATAATGGCGTGCGTACTTTTGCTTGCAG TGAGACTGTCAAATTTGGTCACGTCACTTTCTTCTGGAATGGAAACCGCTCTGGGTACTTTAATGCGGATATGGAAGAATACGTGGAAATTCCTAGTGATTCTGGAATAACATTTAATGAGCAACCAAAGATGAAGGCTGTGGAGATTGCTGAGAAGGCTAGGGATGCTATTCTGAGCCGCAAATTTCACCAG GTACGTGTTAACCTACCAAATGGTGACATGGTGGGACATACAGGTGACATTGAAGCCACAATTGTGGCTTGCAAGGCTGCTGATGAGGCCGTGAAG ATGATACTTGATGCAATAGAGCAAGTGGGTGGAATATATGTGGTTACTGCTGATCACGGAAATGCTGAGGACATGGTGAAGAGGAACAAGAAGGGGGAGCCTCTTCTAGACAAGGCTGGAAAGATTCAAATACTGACTTCTCACACTCTTCAACCA GTGCCCATCGCAATTGGAGGTCCTGGATTAGCACCTGGTGTGAGATTCCGCAAGGATGTCCCTGAAGGTGGGCTTGCCAATGTCGCTGCGACGGTGATGAATCTCCATGGCTTTGTTGCTCCTAGCGATTACGAGACAACCCTCATCGAGGTTGTTGATGAATAA
- the LOC131311848 gene encoding oxygen-evolving enhancer protein 2, chloroplastic-like produces the protein MASTACFLHPHAAISTPTRSPSVPQRLLPSLKTSQLICRAQKQAVQEDSAAAAAVSRRLALGVLLGAAAVGSKVSPADAAYGESANIFGKPKTNTDFLPYNGNGFKVQIPSKWNPSKEVEYPGQVLRYEDNFDTTTNVAIMITKTDKKSITDFGSPEEFLSKVDYLLGKQAYSGKTVSEGGFDPNAVATANILETSTPVIGGKPYYYLTVLTRTADGDEGGKHQLITATVSDGKLYICKAQAGDKRWFKGARKFVESTTNSFSVA, from the exons ATGGCCTCCACAGCATGTTTCTTGCACCCCCATGCAGCAATCTCTACCCCTACTAGATCTCCATCGGTACCACAGCGCCTTCTACCTAGCCTCAAAACCAGCCAGCTAATCTGCAGGGCCCAGAAACAGGCTGTCCAAGAAGACAGCGCCGCTGCCGCTGCCGTGTCCCGGCGGTTGGCGCTGGGCGTGCTCCTTGGAGCTGCAGCCGTTGGTTCCAAGGTTTCACCCGCCGACGCTGCCTACGGCGAATCCG CAAATATATTCGGTAAGCCGAAGACAAACACAGACTTCTTGCCATACAACGGAAATGGATTCAAGGTTCAGATTCCATCAAAATGGAACCCAAGCAAGGAGGTGGAGTACCCAGGTCAGGTTCTGAGGTACGAGGACAACTTCGATACCACCACCAACGTCGCCATTATGATCACGAAAACCGATAAGAAATCCATCACTGACTTTGGCTCTCCTGAAGAATTCCTCTCAAAG GTTGACTATTTGCTAGGGAAACAAGCCTACTCTGGCAAGACCGTGTCTGAG GGTGGTTTTGATCCTAACGCGGTGGCGACGGCAAACATATTGGAGACATCAACTCCGGTGATCGGTGGGAAACCCTACTACTACTTGACGGTGTTGACAAGGACTGCTGACGGAGATGAGGGCGGGAAGCACCAATTGATAACGGCCACCGTGTCTGATGGTAAGCTGTACATTTGCAAGGCCCAAGCCGGAGACAAGAGATGGTTCAAGGGAGCTAGGAAGTTTGTCGAGAGCACAACTAACTCTTTTAGTGTTGCTTAA